CAAATTAAATTGGCATGCAGACCTGTCACCTTTTCATGCATAAATGGATTCACAAAAGCTAGGTATTAATGAAATTAAAAGATGAGAAATAGAGATTCCTAAAAAACGAAACAAACAAATAAGTCAGCATGTTAAACTGCTCTAGAActaaaaattatttaaaatgAAGTACGTAGGATTCAAGTGataataagtagtgaaacaagagatgaatgatgcatggtattacagcatggcTCAGTgggaatccctactttggcatataacatgccaaagtagggattttccaacTGAACCCTACATGCtacccactgagctatgctgtaataccatgcatcatttatctcttgtttcactactttttattgcttggatccctacttcatttttaattaatAACATTCTagtttttttttgctatagcatacagctatacaagtgtgactcttctattagggtgactgctgtttTAGGGCATCCCGGGTTAGCCtttcactgtgctagcattataaatacagcCAGACCAATactaaggggtgtggtcatcgtgatcacataaatagattgttaagagaagTGGTCTCTATGCTCAATCCTTATTAATCTGCTAATTGACATGGTCTCAATCCAATCATGAagttatcaagactcacggtagtgagtcgcgcggccaagaaactacaaagcgcacgcccaattaaaagacgcgcggccactactgtgagttatttacgtgtagggccggtttcgcaatattagtcctaaattacaCAACaactctcaatagatttgtattgcgttacgtgataaaaaatctttaggagtcgttatagttttcttgcgacctcgctaaaataaaaaagtaaccatcgcaaaataaaaaataggcgtatttcactttatttctctaccttatgttacaactactgtcacgttataccagtcaaccagtcaacatagctgtgtttgtatagtccatctagcactgacattatccaatcctggtttgcctatacgcgtattttcttcaatcaacctctaatccctacaataacttttaaagacacgacgtggacacaaactctaatgcctgataaacaagttgtgacagcgtgctgaaccataagttccctagggatggcgttttaagcagaaatcttttaaattccatttagtaccacaccccatgcgagcgtttataaatcgccagttgtcttatatggtttgaagaacaaaatcactagcgaaggtgctttaagcatactcttcaattctctatttacatgtaatttttaatagattaaccacaaaggccgataaggtgaatacaaaaggtaacaagcctttaggggttaccacctctatgtagtgtgtaccatgtagcttgtgttgtggctttcattaagtattatgcacacacaaatggtgcaacaaaattttgtaatggattgctcgaatgtggttggtggtgttgtggctcgaatgtggctcgtggtttgccagtgaccatgtatgagttggggttggtccacacaacttacacaatattcaaatttcatgatggccatgataatttcttgccatatggtaaacatacaacaatgtgtaacaacgttaattaacatcacatcaagacttgactaaaaatagttccaacaatagtgatgatttcttgtatgtcagcatcacgatactgagacctgtaaaagaataagcaggcactgaagttaaccttaaattaaacactcatgcaactgacctggaacatcggtcgcaacaccaaaaacacttgtttcgatatctgatgacacaatccagcaggcactgaattaaaagagaatgtacaaaaaatcaatatgccgggctgtgtcaataatagcatggataatcgaaatgaacaaaaattatatcccaggctaagtgaatgaataacataactgttgggtaagcatgttaaaccagaacattaggacattagtcaaaccagaacattaggacattagtcaaacaaaagtacgctatcacaacttggtcataatacaatgtttgtaccaccggacttcacactggttgcccaaaaattgtgccattccgggacaacagcataatattatgaaacaaatagttactacaacacagaaggcttactgttgcactgtctacactgatataccataatttaaaaacataacaggtgggcattaaatacaatacacttaatatctgggtactaggaaaaaatcactaacattacaacatgtaaactgacctggaaattaacacccttgatgccactacagtctacactggatacttgttcgaacccatcatcactatgcctgatacatctgagtagactgacctgcaaattcatatcactagtatacagtgataattgataactgcaaaaacaacaattgcaataatacaattcttctgtacgtcaactgacctgaaattcatgacactcaataccgagacctgtaaaagaataagcaggcactgaagtcaaccttaaattaaacacacacgcaaactgacctggaacatcggtcgcaacaccaaagacatctgtttcgatatctgacgaaacactCCAgtaggcactgaattaaaaagagaatgtgcaaaaaatcaatatgccaggctgtaccaataaaggatgaataatcaaaatgaactaaaaatatatatcccatatgcaggttaagtgagtaacataactgttgggtaagcaagtaaatggtcattagtcaaacaaaagtacgctatcacaaactggtcactgataattgataactacaaaaagaacaattgcaataatacaattcctctgaatgtcaactgacctgaaattcatgacacctctatctttgttcctgcatggtctcaacttacatatgtaccatgatcacattcaactgctagtggataaaccagtatgaccagatggcctgcaaaaaccaacatgcaggtgttaaatacaatacacatacctaaagcctggaatatgaaaaatattatataagcattattccacactgatatagtaatagattataggatgttgtggaacttgcctaaacgtgtaaactggacaactgcataatctggacacttggaattgtccaatacctgatgaaccgcaagtaggtactaatgacattcacttcaacattttatcccagctgggtgaatctcttgtaactgagtaaaaaggtgtttattttccacctgcaaccaaagttctacatttctgtggttgggtgtacataaactgacctggaaaatcagtatgccataggggtatggaaatggttcctttccttctgttgtgacattacttacagctgactggtaaatgatcatcgatgtccccatggaccccaacaatgagtataccaataacttcacaagttggaatgaatttcctttcaacatgtggtggaatgaatttcctttcaacatctggtggacaggtccaaaaaccctatcgcacaaacacggtgaatcagtgtgtggcgatgtgacacgttgcacaaacttcactcctcgtttcgttagcattcaagaccggcatatatcatagagtccctcagtattcttgactcttactttttcaagcgttgctcaagcgatgtagtttctcacgaggggctcgagtttctcagtaaagtcgagccgattaaagtacgcctcaccatccagttacattcttaaaccattcaatttaaaaccacgtatcatgagtgtcctcttaaggtaattagggactttccacgagatttcccctaaatagatcacgtgttagttgtcaatctggtggattctggtggtatacatggttcaaaaatgcggtaagtgtagtataagctgtcaatgaataattgtttgtgcactgctaaactaaggtatttttgtgtgataagcatgcttgaggaagggtctgggggacgagactaatgttttgacagcagttgatagacagcagttgatgatggccaggcaaagaactgcgagaagaactactatgatagtgtgatagtagggaaaaattcccacccctatagctctgcctaggggcattaactagcattatctacagctactgtattatgttgctgatatgtacattcaggccaaggATAAAGGTGAAactggtagtaaggctcaatcctattattctgcagaacaggcaagggagtctgggactctggggacatgttccctcaggaaagtacaagtactacaacttttttgttttaattgcttcatcaagtataaaaatttcagccaaaaggtgatgatcgagctctggtcttatgcactggttggagtggttgtatcgatactgctctgtgacatccttgaggggttagtgctggcattgtccatggcaatactattccatctccccgagtcttgatgattgagtcctccattcctttctctgctgctccaatcctgaagttgtgaccacagtcaaaaggcgacgatcaaggctctggtcttgcatctatactgtactgcaacacccttgaggggttagtaccggcattgtccatcgcaatactgttccatctcccatatacaagtcttgatggttgagtcctctattcctttctctgctgctctaatcctgaagttgtgaccaaaatattaaaaaatggttataacatgataaatgattatgatgataacaattacaaatgtatttatagctgtgtagcaactgtgaactaattaggcacttgcaagtttaattgggtgtctgaagcatttaacatgcacagatatgagatatattcatcacgtacaggcagtaaagataaatttactctaatagaacagtcatactacaccgtaaattcatacttccgaatttacggtgttatgaaacaatcattattacgtatggattttactgactctccaagataatattctgcattaatgttaattgctcatttccaaaaaaattaccttttaaaccaaatgtagagtctatcactgacaaaaatgagtgatatccaccccaaaaacaccttcgctgtaaaaaaaggcgcgcccaagaaactacaagtacctggaacccaatgtaaaaaagaaaaagaaaaatcagcttagctgaagtgaaaagtaactggtaacttaaagagctgatatctgaagcggccaagaatacaattactaaagtttaatccatgcaagaaagaacaccttggctataaaacaggtgtgtacatgaaagtaactggcaactgaaatggctgatatctgaagcggccaagaatgaatggtcatatacaactaattcaaaaatttaacactgaacctttataattcagctgtgttctatattcactcttgctgcatcgtaaagtaatttcttttaactctaattggctggtaatttggccgcctttttttgctctattatactgactattaaaaaaggtggccaaattaccagccaattagagttaaaagaaattactttacgatgcagcaagagtgaatatagaacacagctgaattataaaggttcagtgttaaatttttgaattagttgtatatgaccattcattcttggccgcttcagatatcagccatttcagttgccagttactttcatgtacacacctgttttatagccaaggtgttcttgcatggattaaactttagtaattgtattcttggccgcttcagatatcagctctttaagttaccagttacttttcacttcagctaagctgatttttctttttgttttttacattgggttccaggtacttgtagtttcttgggcgcgccttttttacagtgaaggtgtttttggggtggataggTATCTACCGAGCATAagcactttaaataattttgtggtatctaaatgtgctgctcaaggaaaatgTTGAAAAGGAAAATTTTCACtttaatatggtttcattgcataaagAAAATGACTACcagtctgattgaagataaagaaaAGATAAGGTGCAGAGGGtacacacttgtcagaaccccaaaaggcacatcccactggtgagtttccTATTGTAGTGTCTGTGTACGgtttcatttggcctctagtctTGCAACTGTAGTCAGGCaggcatgcgggcgggcgggcgggtgggcgggcaggcaggcaggcaggcaggcagacaggcaggcaggcaggcaggcaagcaggcaggcaggcaagcaggcaaaAATTCGAGTTTTTCAGtgatttaaaaaattccatatcCAGCTGCCTGCAGGTGTTTCTATGTTTTTAGCactgcatttaatgttagatggactaatattattacataaagGTGACTTCGTGGTtcacgtaagatgtctctaggatgatttatAAGGCAGTATTTTAGGTGGCGATACACTACGCAATATCTTATATTATTGAGATCCTAGGTatcactagatgaataaaaaatttggaaattttaaaataggaatagggattgctgaaaaaagccacgaaacaagaagggatcgctgggatggtaatgtaaccacaaatccctattttgactctttgtcaaatctttagttacaggctttgtcattttgaagtgagtcaaaatagggatttgtgatttacattaccaccccagcaatcccttcttgtttcatggcttttttcagcgatccctattcccattccaattttttattcatctaatttgtgtactttttattaatccagtaatgatCATGAGATTTCTtttagtatatgttaaagcatagccgcgagtgctatatgaagaataaagcatgaggcgcacggccgagatgctaataaagcatgaggcgaacacgagcaaggctatgctttaaaagatttatggaactttctagtcgtgtagcttcaccatacactaggactcataattaacacatcttgcacgaattattagcagcctgaacacacacaaaccaatttaacaaagtaactcacgcatagttcaccatagtttggcgtggtagacgttcattgcatattttggcaggttttgctcacaacccacaatcatttctattgtgagtcacatggtgaagtatttccataatatctccaggacttgtccgtttacattaacaaatgtaacagcaatgttaccttctcccacccatcatctaAGCATTTAgttatgtctataaaagcaatccagtggtagaactcgtattggctggggtgattgatcactcagtgcagcgaggctatcagccttcaccagcttgggtgattagtcatactggcacGAGCCCTGCAAACTATTAGCTTGCattaaggcacgtgggcaactgtgttttattgcccacaaagagtgctttattgcaccgcaaagagtgctttattgaatgaataaaacgttctttgcagtgcaataaagcactctttgtggtcgatgaagcactgttggccaGCTGaatgtgtactttatgaaatttaaagaacactttttcctttgatctcgcccacacaaagttctataattgaTAATActattgtgaatagtgtaattttacattctgcatagtaacgccgtcaacatttcagtacacacatgaaactgatcaaattgcaatgtgcatacagaccaagagtctcccaatatgagctacaatttacattactggtgcctataatagctgtcaaattcagtgcaaggattgttgttatacacttgactgcattatacatcagggtgaactaACTTCAGGctggaagagggcatatgtaacaccagtatacaagaaaggcctgCGTACTAATCCATcaaactatagacctatatcattgactgCACATTGTTGAAACATAGCTATCTTCtactcagcaatatcttctcatgctattgactacaatatcatgtgtacaaattaacatggatttctttgattgataatgaagactgtggtgaatagtgtaattttgcattctgcatagtaatgctgtcaacatttcagtatacacatgaaactgatcaaattgcaacgtacatacagactgagagtctcctaatatgagctacaatttacattactggcgtctttaatagctgtcaaattcagtgcaaggattgttgttatacacttgactgcattattagagtgtttaaatgactgctctattagagtatttaatctggataacccgcccatgtacaataatcacggagtgaaaaaaaccaccttgcaacaatgaaagtcatcagcccagattaagcttcctggcctatactaagtttaataaagacagattctattagccacaagcagtgcACACCAAAAAAACCTAACTTTGAGTACAATCGTGTATGGCTTCTTGAGTGTGAAACAGcctggtttgggctgtttccatccgaaaacgaaatcaaaaatagatcatggacatgcacaatgatccattcagcaagccttgctactttttatcctaggattctccttgtaaacttcgctatgcctgtgaaagaataataataatatgtgacccagtctaggaaaaccgggcttattgcctatttaaaagtatcaagaaatgtcagttttaagtatttagtgtgttgtagctcaccaatggttgaagctatgtgtaccaaatttttacacgttttacaccaatcccttaccttccacagcatccactgtgcaagtagccaacaactaagtttcctgccattttagatagtttttaaactgaggttgactgtatcaggctaGCTACAAAGTGGGTGGGAGGCAGGAGACTGGAAGGCaagcaagatggtgttcaaaaattgaaaaggaaggcgtagggatgaattaggccaaattttgggccattgaggtctcaaaattggctaaaatgaaaggaaattcacagcagaggtatttactcaacaccacagagctgtacagccacatacagtcatccccaggctgaccagagctcaattaaggccccacaccgcacgtacTGATCGCCACtaggcttgggaaaagcagccagcaaaaccagaccacttaagtctagctgattttgattttggaattagatagtttattcatgtagctttgtgtcctgggtgaaaaatcgaatctgctgacatgggtgataagaccggttttctcagactgggtcacatatatggacAAACGGGcgtatttcagttttgtctgaaatacacatactgtttccttttcacttgatacttactagtggatctatactcattgcaaagaaccaccagagggttgttttgagttgaaggacgcttttcaaggtggtttttaggtgtgcgttctattagaatttttgcaaaaaacatgggcgatccctattacgaacccactattgtggttcgTGATAGTTAAGGCATTTTATGCTCCCACTGCTAACCATGTTAATAGTTCTATTTTCACAAAAAATGTCTTGTCTAAAAACCAATCTTATTCATAAGGTaattatcaaacggtacggttgtaccgtttaagtaggaattgtggtgaatgtttcgcacgctgcccaaaattctgcctttaaaaatcatcctacaaacattgtatgcggcgaaaaccacctttacggaatagtattagtctatataatacataaaacagcattaaatacaacaaaacacttacaggtggccggatataaaatttttttaaatcgccaaaaccTCCAAATTTAGTACagctgcctcactgcctcactcactgaccacagtcgcaagcctagagcccaaacgaagcagtgcacggtcaccattttacgctacaacaACAAGCTCACcgatgggatgtgccttttggggttccgacgagtgtatgTACGCCCTGTGTGcattgtcttttcttttatcttcaatcaggctgcttgtcttcttcttcatccaacaaaaccatattgagtcgttaattttccatatcaacactttctttaagcagcataata
The nucleotide sequence above comes from Dysidea avara chromosome 3, odDysAvar1.4, whole genome shotgun sequence. Encoded proteins:
- the LOC136251301 gene encoding uncharacterized protein isoform X1 encodes the protein MNFSAYWSVSSDIETDVFGVATDVPGLGIECHEFQVSLLRCIRHSDDGFEQVSSVDCSGIKGVNFQCLLDCVIRYRNKCFWCCDRCSRSQYRDADIQEIITIVGTIFSQVLM
- the LOC136251301 gene encoding uncharacterized protein isoform X2 produces the protein MSLVLRPMFQVSVLSVMNFSYQLSLYTSDMNLQVSLLRCIRHSDDGFEQVSSVDCSGIKGVNFQCLLDCVIRYRNKCFWCCDRCSRSQYRDADIQEIITIVGTIFSQVLM